The genome window TTTTAAAGGTGTGCAATACATCTTGTAAAGGGAAATTTACTTGAGTCTTCTTACCTTCTTTAAAAGGTTCTGGCTTAGAAAAATTATTTCTAAAACGACCTCTAAAGGTTTCTGCTCGCACCAATTGTTGGTAGCCTGCAAGAGTTATATTTTCTGGTGTGTACTCGCCGTTTGGTTCGTCATCTGGATACACATCTATAACTTTTACAATAAAGTCTGCATCAGTAATGTCTTTTAAGATCACTTCTAGGTTGGCTTGAATTTCTCCAGCAAGACGCATGTCGTTGTCTAGAATCTCTGTCTGGAAAGTCAGCACATCTGGTCTTCTTGAAGCATGTCTTTGATCGTCGGTCATGTAAGCTCTAGGTGTAAAAGTTACTGGAGTTACTTCACTTCTAAAAGGAACCGGTTTCATAGGATCGCTTATATAGGTATGTTTCACATTCTTATCGCCTGCTTCATTGATCAACAACTCCCCATTTTTGCCAAATCCAAAAGTAATTGTAGCGTCTTTAGGTGGCCATTGAGTAAATTGATTCCATTCTTTTAAACCCGTATCAAACATATAAGCTTCTGGCAATTGCGGATTCTTCTCTCCTTTTAAGTGATGCTCAAAGAATGGCGTTTCGATATTTTTTTGATAAAATGTAGAAATACTATCACCAAAGTAGATGTGATTTACCATTTGCTTACCGGTTTCTCTAGACCAGTTTCCATGACTCCATGGCCCCATTACAATAGTGTTATTTTTATTAGTAGGATTATTACGTTCTACACTTTTATAGATGTTGAGTGGCCCATAAAGATCCTCAGCATCAAACCAGCCACCTACGGTCATTACGGCATGATCTACATCAGTTAGATGATTGATAATGGCGCGCTTTTGCCAGAATTCGTCATAATTAGGGTGAGTGGCGACATCTTTCCAAAAGAAATTATCTGGAAAAATATTTTCAGTGACATTTTTCAGTGACCCTAATGTCATGTTGAAATCATAACTGTCTTTTAAGTTTCCTGCAGCTCTCATTTTATCCCACTTGTCATTGTACCAGCTTTCTGTAGTAGGTTCTGTCTGGTGTCCAAAAACTGGATATGCCATTAAATAACTCTGTAAAGTGGCTCCCATGTGATGAAAGTCATCAAAGAAAAAATCTCCGATAGGTGCTTGTGGAGAAGAAGCTACTAATGAAGGATGCGCTTCTGGAAGTGCCGCTGCGGTATAGAAGCCAGGATAGGAAATACCCCATTGGCCTACTTTATTATTATTGTTAGGGACATTATTAATAAGCCATTCTATGGTATCGTACGTATCGCTGCTTTCGTCAATGTCTTTCTTATTATTGACATCGTTACCTGCAATATGTGGTCTCATATTATCAAAGTCGCCTTCACTCATCCATCGACCACGTACATCTTGATAGACAAAGATGTAACCTTCCTCCATCATGAATTTATTAGGTCCTAAAGCGCTTTTGTACTCGCCTTCTTCATAAGGTCGCACGCTGTAACAAGTGCGTTGCAACATGATAGGATATTCTTTAGAAGTGTCTTTTGGTGCATAGATGACGGTGTATAAGTTTACGCCGTCTCGCATGGAGATTTTTTCTACCGTTTTGGTATAGTTTTCTTTGACGTAGTTGGAGGTAGGTTGCGCTTTCGCGAAAGCGAAACTAACAACAGCAATGATGGCTAGAATAAAATTTTTCATGATTTTTATTTAAGAGATGCTAAATATAGCAGTTGGATACAAAAAAAGGCCTTCTGTTAAGAAAGCCTTAATATAAGTAATATAAAATTTTTACCAGATCAATACACGATCTTCAGGAGCGATGTACATACCATCTTTTTCTTTGATATCAAAAGCGTCGTAAAATGCTTGGATATTTTGAAGAGGTACGTAACCACGATACATTCCTGGAGAGTGTGTATCGCCTTTGATACGTTGCTTGAGCGCCTCATCTCTCATTTTAGTACGCCAGGCACTTGCCCAGCTTAAAAAGAAACGTTGTTGTTGTGTGTAACCATCAATAAGTGCTACCTCCCCTTTATCCTCTAGCCATAAATTAAGGGCATCATAAGCAGCATTTACGCCACCTAAATCGCCAATGTTTTCACCTAATGTATAAGAACCATTGATATAAATACCAGGCAATACTTCAATTGCATCGTATTGTAAAGCTAGATCGTTCCCCAAAACTTCAAATTGTTCTTTATCAGCATCGGTCCACCAATTGGTCATGTTACCATTTGCAGCAAATTTTGCACCTTGATCATCAAAACCGTGGGAGATTTCATGCCCTATAACAGCACCCATACCACCGAAGTTGATGGCAGCATCTGCTTCATAATCATAAAAAGGTGGTTGTAAAATAGCTGCTGGAAAAACGATTTCATTATAATAAGGATTGTAATAAGCATTCACTGTTTGTGGAGACATGAACCACTCTGACTTGTCTACCTGTTCTCCTAGCTTACTCATATTATCATTATAGTTGTACTCTTGAACAGCAAGCATATTGTCAAACAGAGTACCACCATCTTTAG of Nonlabens sp. Ci31 contains these proteins:
- a CDS encoding CocE/NonD family hydrolase, which translates into the protein MKNFILAIIAVVSFAFAKAQPTSNYVKENYTKTVEKISMRDGVNLYTVIYAPKDTSKEYPIMLQRTCYSVRPYEEGEYKSALGPNKFMMEEGYIFVYQDVRGRWMSEGDFDNMRPHIAGNDVNNKKDIDESSDTYDTIEWLINNVPNNNNKVGQWGISYPGFYTAAALPEAHPSLVASSPQAPIGDFFFDDFHHMGATLQSYLMAYPVFGHQTEPTTESWYNDKWDKMRAAGNLKDSYDFNMTLGSLKNVTENIFPDNFFWKDVATHPNYDEFWQKRAIINHLTDVDHAVMTVGGWFDAEDLYGPLNIYKSVERNNPTNKNNTIVMGPWSHGNWSRETGKQMVNHIYFGDSISTFYQKNIETPFFEHHLKGEKNPQLPEAYMFDTGLKEWNQFTQWPPKDATITFGFGKNGELLINEAGDKNVKHTYISDPMKPVPFRSEVTPVTFTPRAYMTDDQRHASRRPDVLTFQTEILDNDMRLAGEIQANLEVILKDITDADFIVKVIDVYPDDEPNGEYTPENITLAGYQQLVRAETFRGRFRNNFSKPEPFKEGKKTQVNFPLQDVLHTFKKGHRIMIQIHSTWFPYIDRNPQKYVDNIFEAEESDFTVGQVTILGSSEVTVGENNGIEMQLPKIKK